The following proteins are co-located in the Eleginops maclovinus isolate JMC-PN-2008 ecotype Puerto Natales chromosome 1, JC_Emac_rtc_rv5, whole genome shotgun sequence genome:
- the znf217 gene encoding zinc finger protein 217, translating to MPTHSLSPFVESPDGLAQYILLGNASTPGPGSSMTPHTTYSEKAVLQSGGSVPLSCMFCDQTFTHQDELGPHVLTQHPSTFSEPAVLRVEAEFRMPGERPRSKHSSIPAEEEEVHSCIVCGQVSQDANELEAHMRKHKDYFTYCCSFCGRRFREPWFLKNHMKMHVKPGAKSKAQQDLETPATVNGIVQGPPPEPVSTVYKMCMVCGFFFPDHDSLAEHSKVHNREVEPGKDKDEENMEDASAEQETFLRGLDLVPRSLGNTERSSKWIPQLDPFNTYQAWQLATKGKIAAGPNNIKDMGQEASTDNEECGSDKEELNNIWSEGQGDKATKEGLGKELPSQSVAENPAPKRRSLMQKDKHKERPTTCEECQRTFRTYHQLVLHSRVHKRERGGGESPTSSLEGKLSRGGSFDHAEEGCEEGFDEAVLGPGEDGFERSKVRSKACSYCGKSFRSSYYLTVHLRTHTGEKPFKCAYCDYAAAQKTSLKYHLDRRHKDKPLVDIPSRPAPSPNGKKHGNEESPAPNSSKLWVPGTRSCTNEMPEDRFESISSKLGKPLTQINAEYEKITAKSAYSPTGDVVVKCPVPVSLKKEREEIKEEHCEAPLNLSLKVSLSVPAGAASQNAPITISCSLCAYKTMYPEVLIMHKKITHKDKTDAVRRNGCWKAKRFTGCPPALEGKDVIPLAMINRRHPRRTQSPPPQPKKPQEKTPEPPKHSPIRAPVKDAVQETQRSIDTHQEPPRYKEVMMKPNAGSKFTMERPGPPERVGIGERSYPARSGVIWHSDAARLCLSSRFGSLPQMDFGEPSSKRLKFRGLPASSETDPGDMRGFRGATGNRMLIPGRKSMPQMPGPSTVSETALKTSAALGGSLDAEWGMMNLLRSYSPNELASLYHSTAGNPGQLANPRAGGRTLLYQHLPTMPSLQRREPSGPFPHQRYGTTDKST from the exons ATGCCGACTCACTCTCTGTCACCGTTTGTGGAGAGCCCCGATGGACTTGCTCAATATATTCTTCTTGGTAATGCAAGCACCCCAGGGCCTGGCTCCAGCATGACACCACACACCACATACTCCGAGAAGGCGGTTTTGCAATCAGGAGGAAGTGTGCCACTATCTTGTATGTTCTGCGATCAGACGTTCACCCACCAGGACGAGCTGGGACCCCACGTGCTGACACAGCACCCCAGCACCTTCTCTGAGCCGGCGGTGCTCAGAGTCGAGGCAGAGTTCAGGATGCCAGGAGAGAGACCCCGGtccaaacacagcagcatccccgccgaggaagaggaggtccACAGCTGCATAGTGTGCGGACAGGTGTCGCAGGATGCCAACGAGCTCGAGGCCCACATGAGGAAGCACAAGGACTACTTTACTTACTGCTGCAGCTTCTGTGGACGGCGGTTTAGAGAGCCGTGGTTCCTGAAGAACCACATGAAGATGCACGTGAAGCCAGGAGCAAAAAGCAAGGCCCAGCAAGATCTGGAGACCCCCGCCACTGTCAATGGTATCGTCCAAGGCCCTCCTCCAGAACCTGTGAGCACTGTTTACAAAATGTGCATGGTTTGCGGCTTTTTCTTCCCCGACCACGACAGTTTGGCTGAACACAGCAAGGTACACAATCGAGAGGTGGAGCCGGGCAAGGATAAAGACGAAGAGAACATGGAAGACGCTTCTGCCGAGCAGGAGACATTTCTTCGCGGTCTGGACCTCGTGCCTCGCTCTTTAGGAAATACAGAGAGATCATCGAAGTGGATTCCCCAGCTGGATCCATTCAACACGTATCAGGCCTGGCAGCTCGCAACAAAGGGCAAGATAGCCGCTGGCCCCAATAATATTAAAGATATGGGCCAGGAAGCCAGCACAGACAATGAGGAATGCGGCTCTGATAAGGAGGAGTTGAATAATATTTGGTCTGAGGGACAAGGAGACAAAGCCACCAAAGAAGGCCTTGGGAAGGAGCTCCCGTCTCAGTCTGTAGCGGAGAACCCAGCGCCGAAGCGGAGGTCTCTGatgcaaaaagacaaacacaaagaaaggcCAACCACCTGTGAGGAATGTCAGAGGACTTTCAGGACCTACCACCAGTTGGTTCTCCACTCCCGGGTCCACAAGCGAGAGCGAGGGGGCGGGGAGAGTCCCACTTCCTCTCTGGAAGGGAAGCTGTCGAGAGGAGGTTCATTCGATCACGCAGAGGAAGGCTGCGAGGAGGGATTTGATGAAGCAGTGTTGGGTCCAG GTGAGGATGGTTTTGAGCGATCAAAAGTCAGATCAAAAGCGTGCAGTTATTGTGGCAAATCTTTCCGATCGAGCTACTACCTCACAGTTCATCTCAGGACTCACACAG GTGAAAAGCCATTCAAGTGTGCGTACTGCGACTACGCTGCGGCCCAGAAGACTTCACTGAAGTATCACCTGGATCGCCGCCACAAGGACAAACCCTTAGTGGACATCCCCAGCAGACCCGCGCCCTCTCCTAACGgtaaaaaacatggaaatgagGAAAGTCCCGCTCCCAATAGCTCCAAACTCTGGGTTCCCGGAACCAGATCGTGCACCAACGAAATGCCAGAGGACAGATTTGAAAGCATAAGCAGCAAGCTCGGCAAACCCCTCACCCAGATTAATGCTGAGTACGAGAAAATTACCGCCAAGTCTGCGTACTCCCCGACTGGCGATGTGGTCGTAAAGTGTCCCGTACCGGTGAGCCTGAagaaggaaagggaggagaTAAAAGAAGAACACTGCGAGGCGCCGTTAAATCTGTCCTTAAAGGTGTCTCTCTCCGTCCCCGCCGGCGCAGCATCCCAAAATGCACCCATTACCATTTCCTGCTCGCTGTGTGCGTATAAGACCATGTACCCCGAGGTTCTGATCATGCACAAGAAGATCACgcacaaagacaagacagacGCCGTGAGAAGGAACGGTTGTTGGAAAGCAAAACGCTTCACAGGCTGCCCCCCTGCGCTCGAAGGGAAAGATGTCATTCCTCTTGCGATGATCAACCGGCGCCACCCTCGTCGAACCCAATCCCCTCCCCCCCAACCTAAGAAACCACAAGAGAAGACGCCCGAACCTCCGAAGCACTCGCCTATCCGTGCACCCGTAAAGGATGCTGTCCAGGAAACCCAGCGCAGCATCGACACACATCAGGAACCTCCCAGGTACAAAGAGGTCATGATGAAACCAAACGCGGGCAGCAAGTTCACGATGGAGCGTCCAGGCCCCCCGGAGAGGGTGGGCATCGGGGAGAGGAGTTACCCGGCGAGGAGCGGCGTCATCTGGCACTCAGATGCTGCCCGGCTCTGCCTCTCCAGCCGGTTCGGAAGCCTCCCTCAAATGGATTTTGGTGAACCTTCGAGCAAGAGATTAAAATTCCGGGGGCTCCCGGCCAGCAGTGAGACGGACCCCGGGGACATGCGGGGCTTCAGAGGAGCAACCGGGAACAGGATGCTCATCCCCGGGAGGAAAAGCATGCCGCAAATGCCCGGTCCGTCCACAGTCTCCGAGACGGCTCTGAAGACGTCTGCAGCTTTAGGAGGTAGCTTGGACGCCGAGTGGGGCATGATGAACCTCCTGCGCTCCTACTCCCCCAACGAGCTGGCCTCCCTCTACCACAGCACAGCGGGAAACCCCGGTCAGCTGGCCAACCCCAGAGCAG GCGGCAGAACTCTACTGTACCAACACTTACCAACAATGCCCAGCCTCCAGAGGAGAGAGCCCTCAGGCCCTTTCCCTCACCAGCGCTACGGGACCACTGACAAAAGCACCTAA